One Hermetia illucens chromosome 4, iHerIll2.2.curated.20191125, whole genome shotgun sequence DNA segment encodes these proteins:
- the LOC119655976 gene encoding histone H1-II-like — MAEESAPVAAPAAAASPKKGKKAAGGPKKPKSKPTHPPTSSMVNAAIKSLKERGGSSLPAIKKYLASNYKVDVDKLAPFIKKYLKGAVASGKLVQTKGTGASGSFKLPAKEKKEKSAKPKKAAAKKPKAAAKPKKAGEKKAAKPKKPAAAKKAASGAAKAAKKSGSVKAKAPKEKKPKAPKVAKKAPKPKAAGAAKKAAPKKAAAKK, encoded by the coding sequence ATGGCAGAAGAATCAGCACCAGTCGCCGCTCCAGCAGCAGCAGCTAGCCCGAAGAAGGGAAAGAAAGCGGCAGGTGGACCAAAGAAGCCGAAGTCCAAGCCAACGCATCCCCCAACTTCTTCAATGGTGAACGCTGCAATTAAATCGTTGAAAGAACGTGGAGGCTCGTCGCTCCCGGCCATCAAAAAGTACTTGGCATCCAACTACAAAGTCGATGTCGACAAGTTGGCACCTTTCATTAAGAAGTACCTGAAGGGCGCTGTTGCCTCCGGGAAATTAGTGCAAACCAAGGGCACAGGTGCCTCTGGTTCATTCAAACTTCCAGCtaaggaaaagaaagaaaagtcgGCGAAACCAAAGAAGGCAGCGGCAAAGAAACCTAAAGCTGCTGCGAAACCAAAGAAGGCGGGGGAGAAGAAAGCAGCGAAGCCCAAGAAGCCTGCAGCAGCTAAAAAGGCAGCATCGGGCGCCGCGAAAGCAGCAAAGAAGTCCGGAAGTGTAAAAGCCAAGGCGCCAAAGGAGAAGAAACCGAAAGCTCCTAAAGTAGCGAAGAAGGCACCAAAACCAAAGGCGGCCGGAGCAGCAAAAAAAGCCGCTCCTAAGAAGGCAGCAGCCAAGAAGTAA
- the LOC119655296 gene encoding histone H1, orphon-like, producing the protein MADSVQVAPAPTTPKKAAKKVAGGPKKPKAKPTHPPTSSMVNAAIKSLKERGGSSLPAIKKYLASNYKVDVEKLAPFIRKYLKSAVAGGKLIQTKGKGASGSFKLAAKDKTKSDKPKAAAKKSKTTKPKKAAGEKVAKKKAASGAAKAAKKSGSVKTKAPKEKKAKTSKVIKTKAPKPKKAAKSA; encoded by the coding sequence ATGGCAGATTCAGTTCAAGTTGCTCCTGCACCAACAACCCCGAAGAAAGCAGCCAAGAAGGTCGCTGGAGGTCCGAAAAAACCAAAGGCTAAACCGACTCATCCACCAACCTCATCAATGGTTAATGCCGCTATCAAGTCTTTGAAGGAACGTGGAGGATCTTCACTCCCAGCCATCAAGAAGTACTTGGCATCTAACTACAAGGTTGATGTAGAGAAGCTGGCCCCATTCATCAGGAAGTACCTCAAAAGTGCTGTTGCTGGTGGAAAATTAATTCAAACCAAAGGCAAAGGTGCGTCCGGTTCGTTCAAGCTCGCTGCAAAGGATAAGACCAAATCTGACAAACCCAAGGCGGCTGCCAAGAAATCTAAGACTACCAAACCTAAGAAAGCAGCTGGAGAAAAAGTTGCTAAAAAGAAGGCGGCTTCCGGTGCCGCAAAGGCTGCGAAGAAATCTGGCAGTGTGAAGACGAAGGCGCCGAAGGAGAAGAAAGCAAAGACGTCTAAAGTCATCAAGACGAAAGCACCCAAACCAAAGAAGGCTGCCAAGTCTGCTTAA